One window of Legionella pneumophila subsp. pneumophila str. Philadelphia 1 genomic DNA carries:
- the tolQ gene encoding protein TolQ, giving the protein MVANQANVLMYFMQAGLVVKSVMLILLIASIISWTLIFQRAWFFNRRKQMTETFTRRFWDCGDLSKLYADVDSNSDERQGVAAIFHAGFKEFVRCRKQGKVSIEPIQRVMQISHAKEAEKLEQHLPFFASVGSISPYVGLFGTVWGIMTSFQALGHAQQATIAMVAPGISEALVATALGLFTAIPAVIAYNRYTTRANTLLNKYDLFQEELISLIEQQTSGSPRG; this is encoded by the coding sequence ATGGTGGCTAATCAAGCAAATGTACTAATGTATTTTATGCAAGCGGGTTTGGTAGTAAAGTCCGTTATGTTGATATTATTAATTGCTTCGATAATTTCATGGACATTAATCTTTCAAAGAGCATGGTTCTTTAATCGTAGAAAGCAAATGACTGAAACCTTTACCAGAAGGTTCTGGGATTGTGGAGATTTGAGCAAACTCTATGCTGATGTAGACAGTAATAGTGATGAAAGACAAGGGGTGGCCGCTATCTTTCACGCTGGTTTTAAAGAGTTTGTTCGCTGCAGAAAACAAGGCAAAGTATCTATTGAGCCTATACAAAGAGTAATGCAGATAAGTCATGCCAAAGAAGCGGAAAAACTGGAGCAACATTTACCATTTTTTGCATCTGTAGGGTCTATTTCTCCCTATGTGGGTCTATTTGGTACAGTTTGGGGTATAATGACATCATTTCAGGCTTTGGGACATGCCCAACAAGCCACTATCGCAATGGTGGCACCAGGTATTTCAGAAGCGCTGGTTGCTACCGCTTTAGGGCTATTTACTGCAATTCCTGCGGTTATTGCCTACAACCGATATACGACACGTGCCAATACTTTGCTGAATAAATATGATTTATTTCAAGAAGAACTGATTTCTTTAATTGAACAACAAACTTCTGGTTCACCTAGAGGATAA
- a CDS encoding HesA/MoeB/ThiF family protein, with the protein MNKSNLAMNKLTRYSQQIKMEEIGLDGQEKLKNSRVLCIGLGGLGSPLLLYLAAAGVGVLGIVDDDIIELSNLHRQILYNHTHINKKKAVTAKKQLLAINPLIQVESYSSRLTEENAAELITQYDIIADGTDNFYTRYLIHSICFELEKPYVYASASGFQGYCSIFHGKQDPCLHCIFPVSVSDINIPNCEGAGVIGTLPGMLGIIQATEIIKWILQIGNPLKKRLLTINLLTMTFKNIIISRNPDCEFCIQNQSIRQLINPVNCSAQIEPCHHRITLDEFYQLFTNNKNIHLIDVRSTKEHQIQNIGGIVLPLDELPQRLHELNPNRLIILYCQSGTRSKMALDILLKAGFASVKYIENGLKGVTDNYNKDMPQ; encoded by the coding sequence ATGAATAAATCAAATTTGGCAATGAACAAATTAACCCGCTATTCTCAACAAATAAAGATGGAAGAAATTGGATTAGACGGACAGGAGAAACTTAAGAATTCTCGAGTATTATGCATTGGGCTTGGCGGTTTGGGTTCGCCTCTCTTACTTTACCTTGCTGCAGCAGGTGTCGGAGTGTTAGGGATTGTCGATGATGACATCATTGAGCTAAGTAATTTGCATAGGCAGATTCTTTATAATCATACCCATATTAATAAAAAAAAGGCTGTTACTGCAAAAAAGCAACTTCTGGCTATTAATCCCCTGATTCAAGTTGAATCTTACTCCAGTAGATTAACAGAAGAAAATGCGGCTGAGCTAATTACGCAGTATGACATCATCGCAGATGGAACCGATAATTTTTATACGCGATATTTGATTCACAGCATTTGCTTTGAACTGGAAAAACCTTATGTGTATGCTAGTGCCTCAGGTTTCCAAGGGTATTGCTCTATATTCCATGGGAAACAAGATCCCTGCCTCCATTGTATCTTCCCGGTTTCTGTAAGCGATATCAATATTCCCAATTGCGAGGGAGCCGGGGTAATTGGTACTTTACCCGGGATGCTAGGTATTATTCAGGCAACAGAAATAATCAAATGGATACTACAAATTGGCAATCCATTAAAAAAGCGTTTGCTTACTATTAACCTGTTAACAATGACCTTTAAGAACATCATTATTTCAAGAAATCCGGATTGTGAATTCTGCATTCAGAATCAGTCAATTAGACAATTAATTAATCCTGTTAATTGTTCAGCTCAAATTGAGCCATGCCATCATAGAATAACTCTTGATGAATTTTATCAATTATTTACGAATAATAAAAACATTCATCTAATTGATGTTCGTAGTACAAAGGAACATCAAATACAAAATATAGGGGGTATTGTGCTTCCTTTAGATGAGCTGCCTCAACGCTTACATGAACTAAACCCTAATCGGCTTATTATTCTGTACTGCCAGTCGGGAACGCGAAGCAAGATGGCGTTAGATATACTTCTCAAGGCTGGCTTTGCTTCTGTTAAATATATAGAAAATGGTTTAAAGGGAGTAACTGACAATTACAATAAAGACATGCCCCAATAA
- the tolA gene encoding cell envelope integrity protein TolA: MISDLTYRKAFLFAVTLHLFLLVLLFTDNSSKKPVLTIESKNSPGMMQPTASQQEVVKAVSVDNKEIMKTVNRLKQEREQQKKAELNRQKELLRQAEAAKQQRIKEQQEIARLKEEANKIAIARKKQVEEEKKRLKELAEQKALEAKRIEELKKQNEKLAKQRELEAKKLAELNKKKQEEKEKAEKLKAEQAKAEKLKAEKARAEQEKAEMERKRQAEAAAAQQAAQNAERQARIAGEVDKYKALIVNAIGRNWILPENVDSSLSSQFRIRLAPDGTVLEVSLIRSSGDPLLDRSAQTAIYKASPLPVPQDVETFNLFRDISLTVRPEQVRG, encoded by the coding sequence ATGATAAGTGATCTTACCTATAGAAAAGCTTTTCTTTTTGCTGTAACACTTCATCTTTTTTTACTTGTATTGCTTTTTACAGATAATAGCAGCAAAAAACCTGTGCTAACCATTGAATCCAAAAATTCACCTGGCATGATGCAACCTACTGCTTCTCAACAGGAAGTAGTAAAAGCGGTCAGTGTAGACAATAAAGAAATAATGAAAACCGTTAATCGTTTGAAACAAGAACGTGAACAACAGAAGAAAGCTGAACTTAATCGACAAAAGGAATTATTAAGGCAAGCTGAGGCTGCAAAACAGCAAAGAATCAAAGAGCAACAAGAAATTGCAAGATTGAAAGAAGAAGCTAATAAAATTGCAATTGCCAGAAAAAAACAAGTTGAAGAAGAAAAAAAACGGTTAAAAGAATTAGCTGAGCAAAAAGCATTAGAAGCGAAACGCATTGAAGAGTTAAAGAAACAAAACGAAAAGTTGGCCAAACAACGGGAATTGGAAGCTAAAAAACTTGCTGAACTCAATAAGAAAAAACAAGAAGAAAAAGAGAAAGCCGAGAAACTTAAAGCTGAACAGGCGAAGGCTGAAAAGCTGAAAGCGGAAAAAGCCCGTGCTGAGCAAGAAAAAGCAGAGATGGAAAGAAAAAGACAAGCAGAAGCGGCTGCAGCCCAACAGGCAGCCCAAAATGCTGAAAGACAAGCACGGATAGCTGGTGAAGTTGATAAATACAAGGCACTTATTGTCAATGCGATCGGACGCAACTGGATTTTACCTGAAAATGTCGACAGTTCTCTGTCGAGCCAATTCAGGATACGCCTTGCACCTGATGGAACTGTACTGGAAGTGTCTCTAATCCGCAGCAGTGGTGATCCTTTGTTAGATAGGTCAGCACAAACAGCAATATACAAGGCTTCACCACTTCCCGTGCCTCAAGACGTTGAAACATTTAATTTGTTTCGCGATATCAGTTTAACCGTTCGTCCAGAACAAGTTAGGGGGTAA
- a CDS encoding FAD-dependent oxidoreductase, with protein MRAGIVGSGIMGRLLAFVLHNAGWQVSLFDRSNESMNCSTAAAGLLTPFSELDKSILLISTLGQESIKNCWPRIIEDLPESVYFQQSGSLVLCHPGDQAEWIHFSRRILSQLNPSNSVFQKLSHENLIALEPELTKFETAYYFPNEAHIDCQTLMLSLKNYLDSVCIPHITNTPVLSLKPGEINTKEQRYHFDVVFDCRGLGAQNVFSDLRGIRGELIWLHAPGVQLHRPIRLLHPRYSLYLVPRPGNFYLIGASEIEAEDFSPVSVRTALELLTAVYYLHRNFDEARIIKTVTHCRPTLVNHLPRIKFADGLIAVNGLYRHGYLIAPALAEEILRGVTSNFRHLNYPELWENYCD; from the coding sequence ATGCGAGCAGGCATTGTAGGCTCAGGGATCATGGGGCGTCTGCTGGCTTTTGTATTACATAATGCGGGCTGGCAGGTATCCCTTTTTGATCGCTCTAATGAAAGCATGAATTGCAGTACTGCTGCTGCAGGTCTATTAACACCGTTTTCTGAATTGGATAAATCAATTCTATTGATTTCCACCTTGGGTCAAGAATCTATTAAGAACTGTTGGCCACGTATTATTGAGGATTTGCCTGAATCTGTTTATTTTCAACAATCGGGTAGTCTGGTGCTATGCCACCCAGGCGATCAGGCGGAATGGATTCACTTTAGTCGGCGTATTCTGAGTCAACTCAATCCGAGTAATTCTGTTTTTCAAAAATTATCCCATGAAAATCTCATTGCGCTTGAGCCTGAGCTGACAAAGTTTGAAACTGCTTATTATTTTCCAAATGAAGCGCATATTGATTGCCAAACACTAATGTTGTCTTTAAAAAATTATCTCGACTCTGTTTGTATACCTCACATTACCAATACTCCTGTCTTATCGCTTAAACCTGGAGAGATCAATACAAAAGAACAAAGATATCATTTTGATGTCGTTTTCGATTGTCGTGGTTTAGGTGCGCAAAATGTATTTTCTGATTTACGAGGTATTAGAGGTGAACTCATTTGGCTTCATGCGCCAGGAGTTCAACTACATCGCCCTATTCGTCTTCTGCATCCAAGGTACAGTCTATATCTTGTACCCAGACCTGGAAATTTTTACCTCATAGGCGCTAGCGAAATTGAGGCAGAAGATTTTAGTCCGGTTTCAGTACGTACGGCTTTGGAATTATTGACCGCTGTGTATTATTTACATAGGAACTTTGATGAAGCACGCATTATAAAAACAGTGACCCATTGCCGTCCAACCTTAGTAAATCATTTACCACGTATTAAATTTGCCGACGGGCTAATAGCAGTTAACGGTCTTTATCGTCATGGTTATTTAATAGCCCCAGCCTTGGCAGAAGAAATTTTACGGGGTGTGACATCCAATTTTCGTCATCTGAATTATCCAGAACTTTGGGAGAATTATTGTGATTAA
- the thiS gene encoding sulfur carrier protein ThiS: MINVYFNDKIYNIQPSLSLSAFLKQLNYTQQHFAVAINNHHVPHKAYETTILQANDCIDILFPMQGG; this comes from the coding sequence GTGATTAATGTCTATTTCAACGATAAAATTTACAACATCCAACCCTCATTATCATTAAGCGCATTTTTAAAGCAGCTTAATTATACTCAACAGCATTTTGCTGTCGCTATAAATAATCATCATGTACCACATAAAGCTTATGAAACTACAATTTTGCAAGCCAATGACTGCATTGATATCCTCTTTCCCATGCAAGGAGGTTAA
- a CDS encoding VIT1/CCC1 transporter family protein — protein MENLEHGHSQKEIRDRLAQVPSQNYLRDWIYGGIDGVVTTFAIVSGVVGGQLSSLVILILGFANLLADGFSMAASNYLGTKSEVDQFQRYKTIEEKHIDFIPEGEKNEIKQIFQNKGLHGQTLDQVVEEITANRALWIKTMLQEEYGLPATLRFPLKSALYTFSAFLLFGIIPLIPYVLVMNNSFIWSCFFTAITFFVIGSIKSHWSTKSWLYSGFETLIIGTVTASLSYGIGLFLHHYLT, from the coding sequence ATGGAAAATTTAGAGCATGGACATTCGCAAAAAGAAATCAGAGATCGATTAGCACAGGTCCCATCTCAAAATTACTTGCGAGATTGGATATATGGAGGAATTGATGGTGTTGTCACTACTTTTGCCATTGTTTCTGGTGTTGTAGGTGGACAACTATCTTCTTTAGTTATTCTAATTTTAGGTTTTGCCAACTTGCTTGCTGATGGGTTTTCAATGGCGGCAAGTAATTATCTGGGTACCAAATCTGAGGTCGATCAATTTCAGCGTTATAAAACAATTGAAGAAAAACATATTGATTTTATTCCAGAGGGTGAAAAAAACGAAATAAAACAAATTTTTCAAAATAAAGGTTTGCATGGCCAAACATTGGATCAAGTTGTTGAGGAAATTACAGCGAACAGAGCATTATGGATAAAAACCATGTTACAAGAAGAATATGGGTTGCCTGCTACACTTCGATTCCCGCTTAAATCTGCGCTTTATACTTTTAGTGCGTTTCTACTTTTTGGAATTATTCCATTAATTCCTTACGTGCTGGTCATGAACAATTCGTTCATCTGGTCTTGTTTTTTCACTGCAATTACATTTTTTGTCATCGGCTCAATCAAAAGCCACTGGTCAACCAAATCCTGGTTATATTCCGGTTTTGAGACACTAATAATTGGCACTGTAACAGCCTCTCTATCTTATGGTATTGGACTATTTTTACATCATTATCTGACTTAA
- the tolR gene encoding protein TolR, producing MNRSKTNRERPISEINVVPYIDVMLVLLVIFMITAPMLTQGVTVDLPKAASQTLQAADREPIIVSVNQLGSYFLNISSTPAEPIEAQALLVRVAAELELAKQSGQKLNVLVKGDQGVAYGKVVQAMALLKQAGAEQVGLLTDSQTGDEGQA from the coding sequence ATGAATCGATCTAAAACCAATCGTGAACGTCCAATCTCAGAAATTAATGTAGTGCCTTACATTGATGTTATGTTGGTTTTACTGGTTATTTTTATGATTACTGCTCCAATGCTGACACAAGGTGTTACAGTAGATCTGCCCAAAGCAGCTAGTCAAACTTTACAGGCTGCTGACAGAGAACCTATCATTGTGTCAGTGAATCAATTAGGCAGCTATTTTTTAAATATTAGTAGTACGCCAGCAGAACCTATTGAAGCTCAGGCATTATTAGTACGAGTTGCGGCAGAACTGGAGTTAGCCAAACAGTCAGGTCAAAAACTCAATGTGCTTGTTAAGGGAGATCAGGGGGTTGCTTATGGGAAAGTTGTTCAAGCCATGGCACTCTTAAAGCAAGCAGGGGCTGAGCAAGTGGGGTTGCTTACTGACTCTCAGACTGGTGATGAGGGGCAAGCATGA
- a CDS encoding S1/P1 nuclease: protein MIRSILVLFFLFIANAGYAWNAIGHQLVAQIAYDNLTPQSRRMCDLYSHSKSKTSSNVNFVKSASWLDSIRAHDVHWFDALHYIDIPFSMDETELPVLTDINALWGINQAIAVLSSKKASIADKKLSLRILVHLVGDIHQPLHTVTKISKKLPKGDLGGNLFQLAKNPIGNNLHQYWDNGGGILIGQDKFFQIKNKARQLEKKWSCQSASKEKNPQQWINASHQLALTKVYKVSAHQVPGKQYQLNTQNITEKQILLAGCRLAYLLNNIAEGKNKLI, encoded by the coding sequence ATGATAAGAAGCATATTGGTATTATTTTTTTTATTTATTGCTAATGCTGGTTATGCATGGAACGCGATAGGGCACCAACTGGTAGCCCAGATCGCATATGATAATTTGACACCTCAATCCAGGAGAATGTGTGATTTATATTCCCATTCAAAATCGAAGACGTCGTCTAATGTTAATTTTGTAAAATCAGCTTCATGGCTGGATTCCATAAGAGCACATGATGTTCATTGGTTTGATGCTTTACATTACATTGACATTCCTTTTTCTATGGATGAGACAGAATTACCAGTCTTGACAGACATCAATGCACTCTGGGGAATTAATCAGGCAATTGCTGTGCTGTCTTCCAAAAAAGCCAGTATTGCTGATAAAAAATTGAGCTTACGCATATTGGTGCATTTGGTTGGAGATATTCATCAGCCTTTGCATACCGTTACAAAGATAAGTAAAAAATTACCTAAAGGTGATTTAGGTGGTAATTTATTTCAGTTAGCTAAAAATCCTATTGGGAATAATTTGCATCAATATTGGGATAATGGTGGCGGTATTCTGATTGGTCAAGACAAATTTTTTCAGATTAAAAACAAGGCGAGGCAATTGGAAAAGAAATGGTCTTGCCAATCAGCCAGTAAGGAAAAAAATCCGCAACAATGGATTAATGCATCACATCAATTGGCATTGACTAAAGTTTATAAGGTTTCAGCTCATCAGGTGCCCGGCAAGCAATATCAGTTAAATACTCAAAATATTACAGAAAAACAGATACTTCTGGCTGGGTGTCGACTCGCTTATCTGCTAAATAATATTGCCGAAGGTAAAAATAAACTTATTTAA
- the tolB gene encoding Tol-Pal system beta propeller repeat protein TolB — translation MFNRIISLFLLLFTGQVIALDLELTQGINSALPIAINSFGSNAAAQEIGNVIENDLTISGQFKIISGPQGANSQSSVSTLRQLGADSVVTGRVNQVGNRIEVSFTLADAVANGNILLTKTFQINANQVRALAHHISDEVYQKLTGERGIFSTRIAYISVQRNGGRSRYSLEVADADGHNPQSLLVSSEPIMSPSWSPNGKSISYVSFEKKKAEIFTVSVETGQRRLITSFPGINGAPAWSPDGQHLAVVLSKSGTPKIYDVDLSSGSMKQLTFGNSIDTEPRYSPDGRSLLFTSGRGGSPQVYRLSLADGQISRVTFEGNYNARASYTPDMKHIVMLHREDRQFNIGVQNTGGGPISNLTFSGLDESPSVSPNSRLVLYATRYQDRGVLGIVSIDGRIRMRLPAREGDVQEPAWSPYLS, via the coding sequence GTGTTCAATCGAATTATTTCACTTTTCTTGCTGTTATTTACCGGTCAAGTGATTGCTCTTGATTTGGAACTAACTCAAGGAATTAATTCAGCCCTGCCCATAGCCATCAATTCTTTTGGCTCAAACGCGGCGGCTCAGGAAATAGGAAATGTCATAGAGAATGATTTGACTATATCAGGACAATTTAAAATTATCTCTGGACCACAAGGCGCGAATTCTCAATCTTCCGTGAGTACATTACGTCAACTTGGCGCTGACAGTGTAGTCACTGGCCGAGTTAATCAGGTTGGTAACCGGATTGAAGTGAGCTTTACTTTGGCTGATGCCGTAGCGAATGGCAATATTTTGTTGACAAAAACCTTTCAGATCAATGCCAATCAGGTAAGAGCTTTGGCTCATCATATTAGTGATGAGGTATACCAAAAACTGACTGGAGAACGGGGGATATTCTCCACCAGGATAGCTTATATTTCGGTACAACGAAATGGAGGAAGGTCTCGCTACTCCCTGGAGGTTGCTGATGCTGACGGACACAATCCTCAAAGCTTACTCGTCTCTTCAGAGCCCATTATGTCACCTTCATGGTCACCCAATGGAAAGTCGATATCCTATGTTTCTTTTGAAAAGAAAAAAGCTGAAATTTTTACCGTCTCTGTTGAAACAGGACAGCGTCGCTTAATTACGAGCTTCCCAGGAATTAATGGAGCGCCCGCATGGTCACCTGACGGTCAGCATTTGGCAGTTGTATTATCCAAAAGCGGTACACCCAAAATTTACGATGTTGATTTGAGCAGCGGTTCTATGAAACAGCTTACTTTTGGCAATTCTATCGATACGGAACCACGTTATTCTCCTGATGGTCGCAGTTTGCTGTTCACTTCAGGGAGGGGCGGGTCACCGCAAGTCTATCGCTTATCATTGGCCGATGGCCAAATAAGTCGAGTCACTTTCGAAGGCAATTATAATGCCCGTGCCTCCTATACTCCAGATATGAAGCATATCGTCATGCTGCACAGGGAGGATAGACAATTTAATATTGGTGTACAAAATACAGGTGGTGGCCCGATTTCCAATTTAACCTTTTCTGGCCTTGATGAATCACCATCAGTCTCTCCAAATAGTCGTTTAGTGCTTTATGCTACCCGTTATCAGGACAGAGGGGTTTTAGGCATTGTTTCAATTGACGGGAGAATTAGAATGAGACTTCCTGCTCGTGAAGGAGATGTTCAAGAGCCCGCTTGGTCCCCTTACCTGAGTTAA
- a CDS encoding thiazole synthase produces the protein MWNLAGKKLSSRLILGTACYPSLEHMQQAIHNSGTEVITISIKRQTSAGLDGESFWQAVKKLDCHLLPNTAGCRNAEAAINTAEIARELFNTQWIKLEVIGDDYNLQPEPFELIKAARILIDRGFEVFPYCTDDLVLCQKLVDAGCKILMPWGAPIGSGKGLINPYALETLRYRFPDITLIIDAGIGKPSHAVQVMELGFDGVLLNTAVALANHPALMATAFRHAVIAGHQAFTGGMMSERNVAHPSTPLIDTPFWHQVNNL, from the coding sequence ATGTGGAATTTGGCAGGAAAAAAATTAAGTAGCCGTTTGATCTTAGGTACTGCGTGTTATCCTTCGTTAGAGCATATGCAGCAGGCAATTCATAATTCGGGTACAGAAGTTATTACAATATCAATAAAACGCCAGACTTCTGCAGGATTGGATGGAGAGTCCTTTTGGCAAGCGGTAAAAAAACTAGATTGTCATCTTTTGCCCAATACGGCTGGTTGCCGTAATGCGGAGGCAGCGATCAATACAGCTGAAATTGCGAGGGAGTTATTTAATACTCAATGGATAAAACTGGAAGTGATAGGCGATGATTATAATTTACAGCCCGAACCATTTGAGTTAATCAAGGCAGCCAGAATTTTGATTGACAGAGGATTTGAAGTTTTTCCTTATTGCACAGATGATCTCGTTTTATGTCAAAAACTGGTTGATGCTGGTTGTAAAATTTTAATGCCCTGGGGAGCTCCTATAGGCTCAGGTAAGGGTTTAATTAACCCCTATGCCTTGGAAACTTTGCGTTATCGATTTCCTGATATCACATTAATCATTGATGCCGGGATTGGTAAACCATCTCATGCTGTACAGGTGATGGAATTGGGTTTTGATGGCGTGCTTCTAAATACTGCTGTAGCTCTTGCTAATCATCCTGCTCTCATGGCAACAGCATTCCGCCATGCTGTTATTGCAGGTCATCAGGCATTTACAGGAGGAATGATGTCTGAGAGAAATGTAGCTCACCCAAGTACTCCATTAATCGATACTCCATTTTGGCATCAGGTAAACAATTTATGA
- the thiD gene encoding bifunctional hydroxymethylpyrimidine kinase/phosphomethylpyrimidine kinase: MKKPIVWTIAGVDSSGLAGVHADMETFSRLNVRACSVITAVTAQNAHSIIAVEEISRDQVAAQCRALELNLKPDAIKIGMLCSTPICEEIAYFLKGYEGFVVLDPIITSSSGTNLFFPDLQQHKNNLIQLFPYITIITPNRIEAEIILNRSIYSYQDIINAASDLLSLGAKQVLLKGGHVKDNSFSQDYWTDGKESFWIANRRFPETNYRGTGCVLSSALTACLALGYSIKDAIVIAKMYVNRGIRQSIEIDKDASQLYHDGWPEDEADLPYLSPTPFIKPVPSFKKYSMGFYPIVDSSHWLEMLLPLGIKCIQLRIKEASQERLEEEIKRSVHLANQYNAALFINDHWELAIHYGAAGVHLGQEDLEKADVDRINRSGLFLGISTHCYYEVARAHALNPSYVACGPIYETTSKIMPFQAQGIARLERWRKTLRYPLVAIGGITLKNLSDVLKTKIDGVSVISAITKASAPLVAAKQFLTQMNESHNE; the protein is encoded by the coding sequence ATGAAAAAACCGATTGTTTGGACAATTGCTGGTGTTGACTCATCCGGATTAGCTGGTGTCCATGCTGACATGGAAACTTTTAGTCGCCTGAATGTCAGAGCTTGTTCAGTCATCACCGCAGTAACTGCACAAAATGCTCACTCAATTATAGCAGTAGAAGAGATATCCAGAGATCAGGTTGCTGCTCAGTGCCGTGCCTTGGAATTAAATTTAAAACCGGATGCCATTAAAATTGGTATGTTATGTTCTACACCAATCTGTGAAGAAATAGCTTATTTCTTAAAGGGTTATGAAGGATTTGTTGTTCTTGATCCGATAATTACCTCCTCCTCGGGAACTAACCTGTTTTTTCCAGATTTACAACAGCATAAAAATAATTTAATTCAATTGTTTCCGTACATTACTATTATTACTCCTAATCGGATAGAAGCAGAAATTATTTTAAATCGGAGCATTTATTCTTATCAGGATATAATCAATGCTGCTTCAGATCTGTTATCACTTGGAGCAAAGCAGGTATTACTGAAAGGAGGACATGTAAAAGATAACTCATTCAGTCAAGATTATTGGACTGATGGAAAAGAGTCGTTTTGGATTGCAAATCGTCGTTTTCCTGAAACAAATTACCGTGGGACAGGCTGTGTTCTATCTTCAGCACTCACAGCTTGTCTTGCTCTAGGCTACTCAATAAAAGATGCTATTGTTATTGCTAAAATGTATGTCAATCGTGGCATACGCCAATCAATAGAAATTGATAAAGACGCCTCGCAACTTTATCATGATGGTTGGCCAGAAGATGAGGCCGATCTCCCCTATTTATCACCAACACCGTTCATTAAACCAGTTCCTTCATTTAAAAAATATTCTATGGGTTTTTATCCCATTGTGGATAGTAGCCACTGGTTAGAAATGCTTTTGCCATTGGGAATTAAGTGCATTCAGTTACGAATAAAAGAAGCCTCTCAAGAGCGGTTGGAAGAAGAGATAAAACGGAGTGTCCATTTGGCAAATCAGTATAATGCTGCATTATTTATTAATGATCACTGGGAACTTGCTATTCATTATGGTGCTGCAGGAGTTCACCTTGGCCAAGAGGATCTGGAAAAAGCTGATGTCGATAGAATTAATCGATCAGGTTTATTCTTAGGTATAAGTACGCATTGCTATTACGAAGTTGCTCGGGCTCATGCTCTTAACCCTTCCTACGTCGCTTGCGGCCCCATATATGAAACAACCAGCAAAATAATGCCATTTCAAGCACAAGGAATTGCACGACTTGAACGTTGGCGAAAAACGCTTCGTTATCCATTAGTTGCCATTGGAGGTATAACTTTAAAGAACCTTTCAGATGTCTTAAAAACAAAAATTGATGGTGTGTCAGTGATCTCTGCCATTACAAAAGCATCAGCACCTTTAGTTGCAGCCAAACAATTTTTAACTCAAATGAATGAATCACATAATGAATAA
- a CDS encoding ABC transporter substrate-binding protein has protein sequence MSSLKSRVTLLLNWYTNPYHTPILVAQQLGFYSEEDIKLAILEPADPSDVTEIVGLGTVDFGVKAMIHTVAAKAKGYPVTSIGTLLDEPPTGLIALKSSGINSFQDIVGKRVGYIGEFGKKIIDDLASLAGIDPTSYKTVRIGMNVTDAIYRDVIDTGIGFINFQKVELEHLCGETVFLRIDQLAGLGCCCFCSIQFIVPEITLQQPELVKGFLRATQRGAAYTTEKPEEAYELLCQAKPQLRTPLYQKIFTRTLPFFSRTLINVDRDWDKVGRYTKHLKIIDEHFDISQCYTNRFLPDTPYSDLKPIACCLEN, from the coding sequence ATGTCATCACTAAAATCCAGGGTTACCCTACTGCTTAATTGGTACACCAACCCTTATCATACCCCCATACTTGTGGCACAACAATTGGGATTTTATTCGGAAGAAGATATCAAGCTCGCCATTCTGGAGCCTGCAGATCCCAGTGATGTGACCGAAATTGTTGGCCTGGGAACAGTAGATTTCGGTGTTAAAGCAATGATTCATACTGTTGCAGCCAAAGCAAAAGGTTATCCAGTTACTTCCATAGGAACGCTTCTTGATGAGCCCCCTACCGGACTTATTGCTTTAAAATCAAGTGGCATCAATTCTTTCCAGGATATTGTTGGGAAACGAGTAGGTTATATCGGCGAATTCGGCAAAAAAATTATTGATGATTTGGCCAGCCTCGCAGGTATTGATCCGACGAGCTACAAAACAGTACGTATTGGCATGAATGTCACAGATGCCATTTATCGGGATGTTATCGACACGGGTATTGGTTTTATTAATTTTCAAAAAGTTGAACTGGAGCATCTTTGCGGAGAAACTGTATTTTTACGAATCGATCAATTAGCTGGTTTAGGCTGTTGTTGTTTCTGCTCAATACAATTTATTGTTCCTGAAATAACATTACAGCAACCCGAATTAGTCAAAGGATTTCTCAGAGCAACACAGCGCGGTGCAGCCTACACGACAGAAAAACCTGAAGAAGCCTATGAGTTATTATGTCAGGCTAAACCACAGTTGCGGACTCCTTTATATCAAAAAATTTTTACAAGAACATTACCATTTTTTTCACGTACATTAATTAATGTTGACAGAGACTGGGATAAGGTTGGACGCTATACCAAGCACCTAAAAATTATTGATGAACATTTTGATATCTCGCAATGCTATACGAATCGTTTTTTGCCAGATACACCTTATTCTGATTTGAAACCAATCGCCTGTTGTCTTGAAAATTAA